The following are encoded together in the Phaseolus vulgaris cultivar G19833 chromosome 9, P. vulgaris v2.0, whole genome shotgun sequence genome:
- the LOC137820586 gene encoding uncharacterized protein codes for MASSLSPSPASLDQTLRDVDDYVLENKAEDLSWDTIHYVYELVQNGNAAFRENRMEEAINFYSRANNIKSGDPIILSNRSAAYIRISQYFISRTPSSSECRPLSGLEPTTLAELALKDAEKLVELQSNVAKSYLLKANALLLLEKYEKARDVILSGLQVDPFSNSLRASLQNIERVSSSSTGTSTHGQPERNDDFDCTLCLKLLYEPVTTPCGHSFCRSCLFQSMDRGNRCPLCRTVLFISPRTCSISVTLKNIIQKNFPEEYAERKEEQDGLINAGVDLLPLFVMDVVIPCQRFPLNIFEPRYRLMVRRIMEGNHRMGMAILDSSSGSLAEFACEVEITECEPLPDGRFYIEIESRRRFRIVQSWDQDGYRVAEVEWMQDITAPEGSTERETLLELTCNAAESARSWIARAKEAARHDQRKLERLTSVEVMMPSLKDPERFSFWLATLSNRRPAERLDLLRIRDTTERIRRGLIFLRQEEQGCRIQ; via the exons ATGGCTTCGTCTCTTTCCCCTTCTCCCGCTTCTCTCGACCAAACCCTTCGCGACGTCGACGACTACGTTTTG GAAAATAAGGCAGAAGATTTGTCATGGGATACAATACACTACGTTTACGAGCTTGTGCAGAACGGCAATGCTGCGTTTCGAGAGAACAGAATGGAAGAG GCAATCAATTTTTACTCCAGAGCCAATAACATCAAATCAGGTGATCCAATCATCCTCAGCAATCGAAGTGCAGCTTATATTAG GATTAGCCAATATTTCATTAGCAGAACACCATCATCTTCAGAATGTAGGCCATTGAGTGGGCTTGAACCCACAACACTTGCTGAA TTGGCTTTGAAGGATGCTGAAAAGCTTGTTGAACTCCAAAGTAATGTAGCAAAATCATATCTTTTAAAGGCCAATGCTCTTCTCCTG TTAGAGAAATATGAAAAAGCCCGGGATGTTATTCTTTCAGGCCTTCAAGTTGATCCTTTTAG TAATTCTCTTCGGGCTTCTCTTCAAAATATAGAAAGAGTTTCATCTAGTTCAACAGGGACGAGTACACATGGACAACCCGAGCGTAATGATGATTTTGATTGCACTCTCTGCCTGAAGTTACTGTACGAACCTGTCACAACCCCTTGTGGACATTCTTTTTGTCGCTCATGTCTATTTCAGTCAATGGATCGTG GAAACAGATGCCCATTGTGCAGGACAGTTCTGTTTATTAGTCCCAGAACATGTTCCATCAG TGTGACGTTGAAGAACATCATACAAAAGAACTTTCCTGAGGAATATGCTGAAAGGAAGGAAGAGCAGGATGGTTTAATCAACGCTGGTGTTGATTTACTCCCTCTTTTTGTCATGGATGTTGTCATACCATGTCAAAGGTTTCCGCTCAATATATTTGAACCTCGGTATAGACTAATG gTAAGAAGAATAATGGAAGGCAATCATCGGATGGGAATG GCTATACTTGATTCTTCGTCAGGTTCCTTAGCTGAGTTTGCCTGTGAAGTAGAAATCACCGA GTGTGAACCACTTCCAGATGGTCGTTTTTATATAGAG ATTGAAAGTCGTAGGAGATTTCGTATCGTCCAATCGTGGGATCAAGATGG GTATCGTGTTGCCGAGGTTGAATGGATGCAGGATATTACGGCACCAGAAGGGAGTACTGAAAGAGAGACT TTACTGGAATTGACATGTAATGCAGCTGAAAGTGCTAGATCATGGATAGCAAGAGCTAAAGAAGCAGCAAGACATG ATCAAAGAAAACTTGAGAGACTCACCAGTGTTGAAGTAATGATGCCCTCATTAAAAGACCCTGAACGCTTTAGTTTCTgg CTGGCTACCCTCTCCAATAGGAGGCCTGCGGAAAGATTAGATCTCCTACGCATTAGAGATACCACCGAG AGGATTAGACGGGGCCTGATATTTCTCCGACAAGAAGAACAAGGCTGCAGAATTCAGTAA
- the LOC137822359 gene encoding uncharacterized protein: protein MVEECIASSSQADSANNYLYLHPSENLAAPLVSPVLDASNYLSWSRLILTVLNAKNKVEFVLGTHPCPEKDHQNLSVWNRWNNMVVSWLVHSVSLPIRQSIILMDIALDIWNDLKTRYSQGDLSRTYDLQLEVVSLNQGDLFVTEYFTKLRIIWDELDTFTLIPICTCSVKCSCSVNSIISQRKCEDHAMQFLRGLNDQYSNIRSHVLLMEPIPPISKIFSLVAQQEKQLANNIFVSISSINSANSTRTSSSTLCTFRGKHGHTENVYF from the coding sequence ATGGTGGAAGAATGCATCGCTTCATCGTCTCAAGCCGATTCGGCGAACAATTACCTCTACCTTCATCCTAGCGAGAACCTCGCTGCACCGCTTGTCTCACCGGTGCTGGACGCTTCCAATTACCTCTCCTGGAGCCGCTTGATCTTGACGGTACTAAATGCTAAAAACAAAGTGGAGTTCGTTCTTGGAACACATCCTTGCCCAGAAAAAGATCATCAAAATTTATCAGTCTGGAACAGATGGAATAATATGGTAGTCTCATGGTTAGTACACTCTGTCTCCCTACCTATTCGACAAAGCATTATTTTGATGGATATTGCCTTGGACATCTGGAATGATTTGAAAACCAGATACTCTCAGGGTGACCTATCTAGAACTTATGATCTTCAACTAGAAGTAGTTTCTTTAAATCAAGGGGATTTATTTGTGACTgagtattttacaaaattaaggaTCATTTGGGACGAGTTGGATACTTTTACGCTTATCCCCATATGCACATGTTCTGTAAAATGTTCTTGCTCGGTCAATTCTATCATAAGTCAAAGAAAATGTGAAGATCATGCTATGCAATTTTTGAGAGGGTTAAATGATCAGTACAGTAACATTAGATCACATGTTCTACTCATGGAACCCATCCCACCTATATCAAAGATTTTTTCTCTTGTTGCCcaacaagaaaaacaattaGCAAATAACATTTTTGTTAGCATCTCTAGTATTAACAGTGCTAATTCCACTAGGACATCCTCATCTACTCTGTGCACTTTTCGTGGTAAGCATGGGCATActgaaaatgtttatttttaa